Within Ipomoea triloba cultivar NCNSP0323 chromosome 9, ASM357664v1, the genomic segment GAATGAGAGGAATCGTGGGCTGCAAAGTGAGAAGGAAAATGGGGATCGGAAGACACGAGTATGCTATTTGTATAGGTAGGGTACgttttttagggaaaattgtaattattaaattttagggTAAAAAATACGGGTTAGAGATTTGTGCTCATGATAAATTATTGGAATTaggaatataaaatatatttaggcTCAAACATTAATTTGATAGTTATAAAAATGATGTTAGccggttgttatgtcatggacatgggtccatgttcacaattttagaactctatgttcacaattatagaactttgtgttcacaattttagaactctatattcacaattacataactatatattcacaattacataactctatattcacaatttcataactctatatttacaattttataactctatatttacaattttataactctatattcacaattttataactctatatattcaacagtataacacaatttttgaatctatataacaaaattgtgaatatagagttcaaaaattgtgaatattgagtaatgtaattttgtattttgagatctaaaattgtgaatatagaattctaaaattgtgaatatggacccgggtccaccttgcaacttggacccgggtccatagcataatttgccaatattAGCAGGCTCCCCTCTTAGATAGATTTTGAATAGAAAATTTTAAGATCataaattagtttatttaaagtctaaaacaaaataattgattttaatagcatttaagctaaaaatatttataattcaaaattaaattttacttctgtaagtatttgtattaaaataatatcgtttatttgtaatagagttaattccagcaatgttTCCCCCGACTATtgtgattttctaaaattggtcctcatcttttaatttggacgaaaaagatACTTTACTTTCAGATTTATTCTAGCATTGGTCCTTCCGTTAACCTTCAGTTTGTTAGGCGTTAGTGTAAGGGCTAAAAGAGTCATTTCAAGGCTTCAATATAGTCATTTGTAAGGGCGAATAACTTTTCAAGCCTTCAGAATTTTcagcctctctctctctccgccCATGCCTTCGGCGACTTTTCATCCACGCTGGTCGTCATGTATGGCGCCTCTACAACCACCTATGGTATTGTAGCCAGGAAATCCACCCAGAATGTTCAATGCTAGACAAACAGTCGGAGCACGCCGGTGACCGTATATCCCGAAGTATCTTTCAGCGTTATCATCGGCGAGACTAACGTCTTCTGCGGTGTTCGCTCTGGTGGTTTCACGCTCCTATGCTGGAACCCTAATTTCTGCCTCAAAAGGCTCTACCTCAACTACACAACCCCACTTTCTAGCCTCACAATCGGCGATACCCAAATTTGCAGGCTAACAAACAGGTCGACCCGCAACGCCCTATGCTGGTGCGACGGTTCGATTTGGAACCCACAAAATAGGTCATCGAAATTCTAGTCAATTTCATTTAGGTCAGGATTTACTTGCGGCGTCTTGAAATCTTGAAATAGGGTTGCATGCTGGGGAGCGACACCAATCGCCTCAGACCTAGAAACACAGTTCTAAAACGAATCAATGCCGGACGTTAATGCCGATAGAAGCTTTGCTAGCGAGATAAACACCACTGGCTTTGTAATCTGCAAAGGAAACAACGAAAATGGCGAATTAGAAGTGTCATTCAATTCAGCTTACGATTACAACGGATTAGCATTAGGGTTAAACCACAGCTGCGCAATCCGGAGAGCGAATCAGACAGTCATGTGTTTGGGACAAAACAGTGAGTTTTCGAGTAGCGTAGTGGGTGGCGTCCCCTTTGAATCCATTGTTTCCGGGCCGGATTTCACTTGTGgattgaggacaagcaaatttTTAGTGGTTTGTTGGGGCCCCGGTTGGACGGATAATTCATATCCTCAAGCGGCCGAGCTTCTTCTCCCGAAGATTCTTCCGGCACCGTGTGTTAATAGTGATTGCGATGAATGCAGCGTCCCGAAGAATGCAAGCTAATGAAATGACTATTTTAGCCCTTACACTAACGCCTAACAAATTGAAAGTTAACGGAAGGACCAATACTGGAACAAATCTAAAAGTCAGGTGcctttttcgtccaaattaaaagacgatgactaattttggaaaatcacaaTAGTCGGAAGACTAttgatggaattaactctttgtaATATTTTGCGGAGTATTATAGTTGTTGCTTTATTATAGTGATGATAGATTAAGAGTATAAAGTTAGTATAGTATACTTTTATCTGTCCATTTAAAATGATTGTGCATtcaaatttgtttgtttgtttgggtAGATTAAGAAATGTGTGAGAGGTTATGGGTTTGAGTCTAAGGGCGGTATTGACTTTTTGAGCTTCAGTGttaagaaaatagttatgaaaaCATATTGTAATGATAGAGTGagtagtataaaaaaaaaaaaaaaatgcatgagACTATGAGAgtgaattttgaatttgataggttaattaaaaatcattgtaATTGACTTGCTTGCGCTGTTGTGCATTATGCAGTATTATTTGTGAAGTGAAGGTGAAGGGTACAGACAGTGGACAGACAGACAGACACAGAGGTCGTCTCCTTCCTCTTCAGGTCTTCATTGACTTGGCCTTCCTGCCAAGAAAGAATCCAATTCCAGacgaagaagaaaagaaatcaaTCGCAGAAATGGTGGCCCGGAGGTTCTCTGTCCGCCACAATGACTCCACCTTCGACGTCGATTACGACACCGACGATGGCTTCGAAGTCCTcctctccatctccatctccttccctctttttctctttcttcaaTTCCCTCGTTAACACCTCCTTCTTTTACCTTTTCTCTCCCTATTTCCAGGTCCTCAAATTCCAGCTCTTCTCTCTCACTTCCGTCCCTCCCGATCAACAAAAGGTACGCGCCCTCTGTCTATGTGTATATCCAATTATATGCACTGGAATGCTACGCTTGGTTGATGTGAAATGGGAATGATGGACAGAtattgggaggtgatgatgatCAGGTTGTATCAGAAGACGCTGATCTGGCGTCGGTTGCAGAAAAGCTCCGATTGGTGTCGATTGACGAAGATGAAGAAACGAAGaagaaagagaattcggagcctAAAGTCGCGATGTCGGATGAAGAATTAGCTCGGCTTTTGCAggtttagtttatatttttttctttttactttgtCTTTGCTTTTGCTTTTCACTTCAAATATCAACTTGCCAAGCATTGAGATTCCCATGATTGGctaccaaaaattaaaatagcatCTGAGAAGAAATTAAGGACAGAGCTTTGATCTTTGGGAGCAATTTTgactctttttttcttctttttttttttttcctttaaatttgTGTTTTACAATATCTTGACAGCACCATTTTATACAAGGACTATAAGTGGATCCATAGCATTTCCAAACGGTTTCTAGTGTACTtttatcttttgacatttcataataattttaaGTCTAATGATAATGTGATTATGTTTCTAGGCAGAAGAAGATGCACTTATGATGCAGCAGTTTGtagcaagtcaaaataatgcaGGCTTTGAGCAGAAGATAAGGCCTTACATTGATCAAGTTCTACAGGTAAAGCGTGCACTTgtttgcactttttttttttggctttgtCTTTCCCGGGGGATATTTTATTTAGGATTTTTGACAGAATGGGAATATTTCATGTGGTCTGGACAAAAATGGGGAcatctttgaaatttgaaaaaaaagaaaaagaaaaagaaaggaagaacTTGGTTCCAAATGTGTTTGAATAAGTTTGCATCAGAAATGCATATGCCATATACGTTTTGTTGAAAACCAAAGGGTTATGCATGTCTATAGGGTTGTGTCTGTTTATGAATAGGTGCTTAAATTAACAGTTATGTGtccgtatatatatgtactatgttTCTTCATTAGAAACATTGAATTGTAGTAATATATTGTAATCTTTTAGTATTATATACATTTTCTCATTCCTCTCCATCTCTGCTTCCGTCTAAgtggcgggtggttgttattctccacccgccaggcctttggatctttcaaattcaatatGTTTGAAaccatttttaattacttacGAAAACTAAATTTTACAAATGCGCTTTATGTAAAATTGAATTCCTGGAAGTACATCATATATCcctaatttgatttttttttttaaatgtaaaatacATCAAATACGTAATAATTACAATATGTCAAGTGGATGCCCGAAATGCATTTGACAAGTGTGCCTGGTGCCCCTTCGATGCGATTCTTGCTAGCTTTCAATTAGGATGCAAAAGCAATCTTCGGTTGGGAACTGGAGGAGCTAATTCCCAAATAGCTCTGATGTCCTTGTTATTGGGATTAAGAATCTGAGAATAAAAATTCAAGAAGTATctcatataatatttattttttatttttgatgtaATTGCAGAAGTAAACTGAATAAATGGTAGAGTTTGTCTTTAGAAATCAAAAGGATGAGTAGTTTAACAGGTGTTCTGATACTCAA encodes:
- the LOC116029827 gene encoding uncharacterized protein LOC116029827, whose amino-acid sequence is MPDVNADRSFASEINTTGFVICKGNNENGELEVSFNSAYDYNGLALGLNHSCAIRRANQTVMCLGQNSEFSSSVVGGVPFESIVSGPDFTCGLRTSKFLVVCWGPGWTDNSYPQAAELLLPKILPAPIICEVKVKGTDSGQTDRHRGRLLPLQVFIDLAFLPRKNPIPDEEEKKSIAEMVARRFSVRHNDSTFDVDYDTDDGFEVLKFQLFSLTSVPPDQQKILGGDDDQVVSEDADLASVAEKLRLVSIDEDEETKKKENSEPKVAMSDEELARLLQAEEDALMMQQFVASQNNAGFEQKIRPYIDQVLQVKRALVCTFFFWLCLSRGIFYLGFLTEWEYFMWSGQKWGHL